The Pseudophryne corroboree isolate aPseCor3 chromosome 2, aPseCor3.hap2, whole genome shotgun sequence genome has a segment encoding these proteins:
- the LOC135035641 gene encoding uncharacterized protein LOC135035641, with amino-acid sequence MEKVTSKPDRPTKGKTASVVYFSCSQCGSKLAKGSSDAGTLCASCSGASVTDQQGGSADQPTPPWVKNMVDAISDLRQSRETESARTQVEPLWAQNMGKCLTDLTQSLNKFVNAASSSTATKRSQPLPAIAFPGEEADTLASPLEEGEVDPEWDEVSAWEDEEPSTSSGVRLLIEAIRQTLNIQDTVVEETPSPFFKRQKRQVTAFPSYSHFADILKEPWLKPDSRFQAPKKLRFLYPFTEEDTKFWETAPKVDAPISHLAKATVIPSVQSVTLKDATDRKIEALLKSMFSLSGVSLRPVLASAWVLKAVDEWLAQVVSGMQSDDPSEAIHVAEQISEALTYVGEALLDSVALQTRVSALTVSARRSLWLRVWNADSDSKQTLTAVPFEDSQEGALSEEEDIRLFADRPVSLPTNLRHDVSGPLEGSMKVGARLLQFREVWLLSKPDRWVMGVISRGYMLDFEETVPTRLFITPLPDDPSRRQALLQAITNLLQNGVIIPVPSHQRGRGFYSGLFLVDKPDGSFRPILNLKALNPYLSTQKFKMESIRSIIAAMEPGEYLASIDIKDAYLHVPIWIGHQSLLRFAIGPEHFQFQALPFGLSTAPRVFTKVLGHVVAVLRCQRVNITPYLDDLLVKAPSAEILTQNLQLTMETLQSFGWIINFPKSSLLPSQKMIFLGLLFDTNSQKVFLPADKIQDLQSRIRTLLHLPVVSVLRCMQVLGKMVSSFEAVPYARFHARPLQTQILNCWTRTEPRLELQLIRLSIKTRQSLHWWLHSHNLKKGAPFTIWSWMMVTTDASLSGWGAVFQTHHFQGRWSNQESKLQINILELRAIRYALIRIQTMVQGQPVRVQSDNATAVAYINKQGGTRSWSTMREVAQILAWAERWVPVISAIHIPGVENWEADFLSRHTIHPGEWELHQEVFLSLVDRWGMPDIDLMASRLNAKLPHYGARTQDPQAILIDALTAPWQFQLGYVFPPIPLIPRLLQRIRREGLAVILVTPDWPRRQWYTLLRSMVVGDPFRLPLRPDLLLQGPCRHPDLHRMALTAWLLNPRF; translated from the exons ATGGAAAAAGTGACTAGTAAACCGGACAGACCTACAAAGGGAAAAACGGCCTCGGTAGTTTATTtttcctgctctcagtgtggctcaaaGCTGGCTAAAGGTAGTTCTGACGCAGGTACCTTAtgtgcttcatgctctggtgcatcagTGACAGATCAGCAGGGAGGTTCCGCAGATCAGCCGACGCCCCCATGGGTTAAAAACATGGTGGACgccatttcagatttgcgtcaaTCTAGGGAGACTGAATCTGCTCGGACTCAGGTGGAGCCTTTATGGGCCCAAAATATGGGAAAGTGCCTCACTGATTTAACTCAATCTTTGAATAAGTTTGTAAATGCTGCCAGCAGTTCGACTGCTACTAAACGATCGCAGCCGTTACCTGCTATAGCATTTCCAGGTGAGGAGGCGGACACCCTGGCATCTccattggaggagggggaggtagatcctgaatgggatgaagtttcggcttgggaagatgaggaaccttctactagttcaggtgttagattgttaatagaagccattcgtcagactcttaatattcaggacaCGGTGGTAGAGGAAACTCCTTCCCCCTTCTTCAAACGACAAAAGAGACAGGTTACGGCCTTCCCTTCTTAttctcactttgcggatattttaaaagaaccctggcttaaaccggattctcgttttcaggcgcctaaaaagttaagatttctatatccttttacagaggaaGATACGAAATTTTGGGAGACGGCCCCTAAGGTAGATGCTCCTATTTCACAtctagcaaaagctacggttattccgtcgGTACAGTCTGTGACCTTAAAAGACGCTACTGATAGAAAGAttgaagcattactaaaatctatgttttctttatcaggtgtttctctccgtccagtactggcgagtgcctgggtacttaaggccgtggatgaatggcttGCACAGGTGGTATCGGGAATGCAGTCGGATGATCCGTCGGAAGCCATTCACGTAGCGGAACAGATTTCGGAGGCACTCACTTATGTGGGTGAAGCCTTGTTGGATTCGGTTGCGCTACAGACCCgggtttcagccttgacagtatctGCAAGACGCTCTTTGTGGCTtagagtttggaatgctgattctgactcAAAGCAAACATTGACGGCTGTGCCTTTTGAAG ATTCCCAAGAAGGGGCTCTTTCAGAGGAAGAGGATATCAGGCTAttcgcagaccggccagtaagcctgccgacaaacctGAGGCATGACGTCTCAGGTCCCCTGGAGGGATCAATGAAGGTTGGGGCCCGGTTACTTcagttcagggaagtgtggctcctatcgaaaccggatcggtgggtaatgggggtcatttccagaggatatatgttggatttcgaagagacggtcccaacccgactattcataacacctctcccagacgatccctccagacggCAAGCTCTTCTTCAGGCAATCACAAAcctcttacaaaatggagtaatcattccggttccCTCTCATCAAAGGGGGCGGGGGttttactcaggtctttttcttgtggacaagccggatggttcgtttcggcccattctgaatctgaaggctctcaacccgtatctctcaacccaaaaattcaagatggaatccattcgctcaattatcgccgccatggagccaggggaatatttggcttcaatagacataaaagacgcctacttacatgtcccgatttggATAGGACATCAGTCTCTGCTGAGATTTGCAATCGGGCCGgagcattttcagtttcaagctcttccctttggtctttctacggctccccgagtttttacAAAGGTCTTAGGCCATGTAGTCGCAGTTCTTCGTTGCCAaagggtcaacatcactccatatttggacgacctgttggtcaaggcaccgtcagcggagattctcactcagaacctgcagTTAACAATGGAGACTCTACAatcgttcgggtggataatcaactttccaaagtcaTCTCTACTCCCTTCTCAGAAGATgatttttctgggacttttattcgacaccaacagccagaaggtgtttcttcctgcggacaagattcaggatctgcagtcgagaatccgaaccctgttacacttaccagtagtgtcggtcctcagatgtatgcaggtgttgggcaaaatggtatcctccttcgaggcagttccatatgccagatttcatgcccgtccTCTTCAAACgcagattctcaactgttggactcggacggaaccacgtctcgaattgcagttgatccgcttgtcgataaagactcgtcagtctcttcactggtggcttcacagtcacaatttgaAAAAGGGTGCACCGTTCACaatctggtcttggatgatggtcaccacggacgcaagcctcagtggttggggggcagttttccagactcatcacttccagggacgctggagcaatcaggagtcaaaattgcaaatcaacattctggaactaagggcgattCGGTATGCACTCATTCGCATTCAAACCATGGTGCAGGGTCAACCAGTTCGggtgcagtccgacaatgccaccgcagtggcttacatcaacaaacagggaggaactcgcagttggTCCACAATGAGAGAGGTCGCTCAGATCCTCGCGTGGGCGGAACGCTGGGTTCCGGTGATCTCCGCGATCCACATTCCAggagtcgaaaactgggaagcagactttttgagtcgtcacacgattcatccgggggaatgggaacttcatcaggaagtgtttctctctctagtggatcgatggggaatgccagacatagacctgatggcgtctcgcctcaacgcgaAACTTCCTCACTACGGAGCAAGGACTCAGGATCCACAGGCAATCCTGATCGATGCTCTTACTGCCCCATGGcaatttcaactgggatatgtgtttccgccaATCCCACTGATTCCGcgtctactccaacgcattcggcgagagggtctcgcagtgattctagtgactccagattggccgcgtcgacaatggtacactcttctgcgcagtATGGTAGTCGGAGATCCCTTTCGTctacctctgcgaccagatctgcttcttcaagggccttgtcgccacccagatttacatcggatggctttgacggcttggctcttgaatccaagattttga